TTAGTCAAATTCAGCAACCGTCTCCGCATTTGATCCAAAACGTGGGAGCATTTAATTGTCTCGATTATGCCTGTCCAATCAAATGCTAAAAGAAGAAAATTTATTGCCATTATATTTATAATTCAAGGAAATGTTATATTCGTCGATAAACCTATTTCATTTTGAACCTTAACACGCCTTTACAACATTTCAAAATTCCAGTGGAAAATTTGCGTTTCGAGCAAGTTGAGCCTCATGGTGGTGGCGTTACTTTTAAGAGAGATGATCAAATTGGTCATGGTAAATATCTTTTGAAAAGAACAACGTTAGTCAAAGCATCCTTGTCTGTAAAAAAGGATTTTGATTTTAGTAAGAATTTATTTGTTAATATCCGCTCTCCATTGAAGGTTCCGATCAAAAGTGAGAAACTGAAGCTGAAGAATTTGGGCTTCGAAATTATAAGCCTTAATAAAGCTGATATTAACTCTTGTCTTGCTAAAATCTCAAAGGACAAATTCGATCAACTCGCTGAGAAAATCTCAAAATATACTTTTGAGCCCGACCATCCCGGCAAAACAAATTTGGCTATTCTTGAAGATATTGAAGAAGTTAAAGTAGATGATAAAATGGCTGCTTTGGAAAAAGGCAGCTCAAAGCAGGACGTGATCATCTATTTGCATCATAATCTTTCCCAGAAAGAAAAATTTCTTATCCTCAATAATATTGAATCAGATTTTATAAAAGCTGGGGTAAAAACCGAATCTCAAATATTCCCTAATGGCAGGCCAATAGTTAGTTGCTCCGCTGAGTATGCTACGATCAAAAAGATAGCCAGTTTTTATTCGACCGTCAATAAGGTTGAAATAAATTCCACATTTTACGTTAAACGATCAGTGCCAGTTTTACCATTGCCCAGCAGTCTGAAGGTTAACGCGGCAATATCAGATTCTGTTGTCGCAATAATTGATTCAGGAATTCAGGCATCGGCAGTACCCTTTCAGAATTTAATAACAAGCCATTTGAGATTTTTGCCTGCTCGAGCTGTTGATATTGACCCAGATCACGGGAGTTTTGTTGCAAGTCGATGTCTATATGGTGATGAGATAGACATTTGTTTTACAACAAATACTTTGATGCCCTATTGTAGAGTAATGGATGTCACGGTATTCGGCAACGATGCAAGGGGTAGAAGTATCGGTCCGACAGACGATTTTTTGGTGAATGTGATTGGTCAGGTTGTCAAGAAACACTACAAAGATATTAAAGTCTATAACTTATCCTTGGGTAAACCCGAGTCTATAAACGATCACGAATTTTCTGAGGTTGCAAAGCAAATTGATTATTTATCTAAAACGTACAACGTCATATTTGTAGTGGCATCCGGCAATATTAATTCGCCGCTTGGTAACTATCCTCATGATCATTTTTCTCATAAAGATTCAAGATTAGGGGCTCCGGCTGAAGCTTTGCTTGCAGTAACCGTGGGATCAATCGCTAAATACGTTAATACAAATTGCCTCGCCGTTAAAGATGAAATTTCGCCATTTTCAAGGATTGGCCCTGGAGCAGATTTAGGGCTTAAGCCTGAGATAGTTTGTCATGGTGGAAATTTAGTGAAGGGGTATACTTCCAACCCCAGAACGTCGAGCTATGGAATTAACCATAAAGGCGACCACCTTGCTGTAGATGTTGGGACTAGCTTTTCGGCTCCTATCATTTCACAATTCGTTGTGCGTTTAATGGATGCTTTTCCAGATGCAACGACCAACCTTATTAAGGCCCTTTTATTCCATTTCGCTGAAAAAAGAAGTATTCCAAGCACAATACTTAACCCCCATACTTTTTATACCGGTTTTGGCGAACCGCATATTGAAAATTCAATATCATCCGCACCCAATACTTTCAGTTATTTTTTTGAAGGCGTATTGGATCAACAAAGATATCAGTATGTTGGGTTTCATATTCCGAGCATTTTCAAAACACGTTCTGACGCTAAACTAAAAATTAAAATAACGATTGTATTTGACCCGCAAGTCAATCCGACAAATGATATGGAGTATAGTATGGCGAGGATTAGTGCGACTTTATATAAAGCCCATAATACAGGTTTTAAAGAGATCACCGTACCGACAGCCGATAAATACAATTTGCCATGGAATCCTATTTTACAATTTGAAAAAGAATTTTCAAGAGGGTTCTTATGTGGTTATTGGGAACTACGTTTAAGACTTTTTACCCGTGGACCGATTGGAGAGAAATACAAACAGGGTTATGCTGTTATAATTGAAATCATTGATTCAAAAAATAAGATTGACGTATTTAATGAAACTGTCAACGAATTCGGAAGTAAGTACGATCTGAAAAGTAGAGAAGAGGCTGCTTGATTTGAGAAATTCATCAGGCCTCTATCACAAACTTTGTGCGCGATTTGATTACTTCACCTTTGGGAAACATGAATACAAATACGTTATAAGTATTGTCAAAATAATGATAGTCGCAGGTGATCGATTCGGTTTGCGTATCGATCGTCAAAACGTTTTTTGCCATTTTTCTATTTGACAAAAAGTTTTGAACGAAAGGTACATCAAAATCAAAATTTGAATTCCACTCGATCATGCCCCATTCCTGAGTAAATGATGGCGATTGAAAATAATTACGAATACTCAGGCATTGCGCTGCGAACGGTGATTTGGACTCTTTGTTGAGTACCAACAAGGCGCATCTTTTTTTAGAGTGTTCAACATATCTCCGGATAGTTGCGTGAAATGAAGCCCCAAACAGCTTTTTTAGATGTAAGCAGGTGGCTAATTCCAGAGGGTATTCGCCGACTTTATCGTTAAAAATATCTAACTGGAATAGTGCAGAGGAAGCAAAGTAATTCGCTTCAGCTTCAAATTGATCATTAATATCTGGATCTAAGGTTTCATCATCATCCAAAAACTTAAGCATGTTAGCCTGCCATCCACACAGTTCATGCCCCGCCTCGTGCAACTTCACAAAGGTCTGCTTAGATTCATGTTGCTGAAGGTCGAGATAGATAACTTTTTCACGGCGATCTAATACACCCCTGATCTTGGCCAACCCTCTCTTCAATGCCAAACTATGTCGTGCAAAAAAGTTTGACGGAACGACACTGAGATCGACGGACGAATCGATCTTTAAGTCTGCATAAGCTAAGATCTTGTCAACTGGCGTGGGGAAAACCCCGAACGCCTTACTTTTATGTAAGGCGTCAAATGCGACTTTCTCAACATCGTTTTTCTTTCTCTCACTTATCATTTTTCTGATGACGCAAAAACTTTAGATACTCGATAAGCTTTTCTTGTTCTTCAGCGGTGATATCAGCGGTCGCGGACGAAAATGCAAAGCTACCTGTACTAAAAGTCGAATCGCTTTTCTTTTCAACAACACCAGCAGACACCATTAAGTCGTCAAAGTTCATGTTAAATAGTTCCGCCAGTCGATATAAAGTATTTGCTGATGGCTTCTTTATTTTATCATTTTCTAATTGACTCAAATAAGCATTGGATATTCCGGACTGAATCTCAAGTTCTCTTAAAGACAGGCGCTTTAGCTCCCTGGCGTCTTTTAAGATTTTTCCAAGTGTTTTTTTTTCAGTTTCCATAGCCATACAAAGTTATAAACTCTTAATTTAATAAGCAAGTGCTAATTTTAGTAAGCTAAAAATCAAGCATTGCTAAATTTATCAAACTATCAATCAAGCACTTGCTAAATTTATCAAATATTTATAACGCATTTGCTTGATATATTTAGCAGTCGATGTATATTTGCTTCATATTTAAATCAACGAATATGGAAGATAATCAAAAGGGGGCAGACCTTTCAACTGCCAAAAAACTATTATCGCTGGTCATCGAAAACAAAAAGTTCGAATGGCGTAAGCAGTATATTTCTGGCAGAGAAGTAAAAGCATTAGTGAATGCCGGAGATGATGTCGATCTATTTTTATCAATTGTAAAACCATGGGAGGACGAACTCATCGGAGATGATGACCTGGTTGATTTAGCAAGGCCCGGCATTGAACGTTTCTTTTTCAAAAACTTTTTGTGGCTGACCATCAACGATAAGAAGTTTAAGTGGTATGAGCAGTACGTAACCGGCAAAGAGGTTAAATTGCTTGGTAACATTTCATTAGAGGACGATCTGTTTTTAAGTATTCAAAAACCATGGAATGACGAACATATTGATAACGAAACGAAAGTTGATCTCGCTCGTCCCGGAATTGAGCACTTCTTTTCAAAAGAAATACCTGCCGAAATCAAAATTATCGTCAACGGTCGAGAAAGATCTTGGTCGAAAAATACGATCTCTTTTGAAGAAGTCGTGGCACTCGCAGAGGGCAACGTACATAATAATAACAAGGCCTATACGGTCACGTATTTAAAAGGGCCGAAACAAAACCCACAAGGGGAAATGGGTAAAGGCGACTTCGTTTATGTAACCAATAAAATGATATTTAATGCAACAGCAACTGATAAATCTTAGTCCGGACCTGAAAAAACTTCGGGATGAAGGCTTGTCGTTGGCAATATATGGTGGATACGTTTGTATCCACCATATACCTTACGTTAACGAAAAAAAGGAAGTTAAAATTGGTACGTTGATAAGTGAATTGACCCTATCGGGTGGGAAAACAGCAAAACCATCTACCCACGCAATCTATTTTATGGGTGAGAAGCCTTGTCACAAGGATGGTAGTGAGCAAATAGAGATCGTTAACAATAGCCCGCACCAAGCGCTGGTCGGAGAACTGATAGGTGATCATTTTTTATCAAGTAAACCCTCAACTGGTTATTACGACAATTACTATGATAAATTCTCTAGATACATATCATTATTGTCCATTCCAGCCCGTTCAATAGTTCCGGATGTTACTGCCTATAATTTTTATCCGGTCATTGATAGTGAAGAGGATACCGTGTTTAATTATTTTGATACCAGTTCGAGCAGAGCCAATATCACTAAGATCAATGAGAAGTTTAAAGGTCAGAAGGTTGGTATAATTGGTTTAGGCGGAACAGGTAGTTATATTTTAGACCTGGTCAGTAAAACACCTGTAACAGAGATCCATCTTTTTGATGCTGACGATTTCTCACAGCACAACGCTTTTAGATCGCCAGGTGCTGCCTCCATAGAATCGCTCACAGGTAAGCAAAAGAAAAGTGAATACTTTCAACGTATTTATTCGAATATGCATAGAGGAATTGTATCGCACGTCACTTATGTAAACGAAGATAATATATCGCTGATCAAGGATCTATCATTTGTGTTTATCTGTGTAGATAAGAATTCTGTTAGGCAAGAGATTCTTAAGCAACTGGTAAAATTTGAAATACCCTTCATAGATGTTGGTCTTGGCGTAACGCTCGTCGATGACCAACTCATAGGCATTGTCCGGGCTACAACAGGAACACCACAAAAGAATGATCATCTTGAAAAGCGAATAGCTCAGGAGGATACAGATCAAAATGAATATGTGACGAATATCCAAATTGCAGACCTCAATGCTTTAAACGCAGTTATGGCGGTAATTAAGTGGAAAAAACTCACTGGTTTTTATCAAGATCTGATCCACGAACATCAAAGTTCTTATTCTATAAACGTAGGACAACTTTTAAATGGAGACACTACAGATTAAGTTTGTTGAGTTTATTCCGGAATTATTAGATAACGGAACTCTTTACATATCGATTGACTGTCGAACAGCGATACATAAATGTGTTTGTGGCTGTGGCAATGAAGTTATTACACCATTTTCTCCTACCGACTGGGAGCTAAGATTTTATGGTGACTCCGTTTCCTTATTGCCATCAATTGGTAATTGGAGCTTTCCATGCCGGTCACATTATTGGATAACCAATAACAAGATTCGCCATGCAGGAAATTGGACGAACAAACAAGTTTCTGACGGGAGGTTCACCGATAGAACAATTAAAAACAAATACTACAAGGACATAACTAATAGATTAGAGCCTCAAGTGCAAACAGTAGATGAATTACCACTTGAAGTGAAAAATGTGAGCTGGATAGCCACCTTTTGGGGCAAGTTAGTTTCAGCAATTAAAAGCATTAAAACAACGCTAAAAATTTAAATTAAATACAATGGGTAAAAATCAACATGTTGTACCGCATAACGGGAGTTGGGCGGTGCGTGGAGCTGGAAACAGCAGAGTTACAAGGATTGCAGACACACAGGCAGAAGCAATTCAAGTCGCGAGAACAATTGCCATTAATCAAGGTTCGGAAATGCTAATTCACCGACCAAATGGCCAAATAAGGGATCGAAACTCTTACGGGAATGACCCCTTTCCTCCGCAAGGGTAACCTTAGCCGGATAGGTTACATGCAGTTCAATAAATAAAGGAGGCGTCACGATTTTGATAACGCCTCCTTTTCATTCCATAAGTTACAAGAGATCGATATTATTAAATGCCATTTTTAATTACTTAATTTTCGAGTCTTCCAAAAACGCCAAAAATGGAATTAACTGTTCGATTGAACTCCCTATATCCCCGCTAAGTTTATTTAAAGAACAAAAAGCCTGCAATCATTTAATTGCAGGCTTTTCTGTTTCTGGCAAGATGCTTTTTAAACCGCCGCATGAATATGCCGGAAAAGCTGCATAGACGGGCTTTTGCCCGAACGTTGGAATATCTCCGGCGCGCCAAACAGGATGAAATTTTCTTTAGCCCTTGAAACGGCTACATTCAACATATTTGGCCCCGCATCAAAGAAGTAGCTTCTGCCTTGATCGTTTGAGCCATAAGTAGCCGAAAAAAGCACTACAGGCCTTTCAGCGCCTTGTAAAGCATGAACGGTACCAATGGTAAGGCCATTCATGTTAACACCCGTCTTTCGTAATGTGTTCCGCAGCATAAATTTCTGTCCGGTAAACGGTGTTACTATGGCAATTATATCTTTAAGCGGCATTCGATAATGGTTGACTAAAGCATCCTGATGGTCTGCTATCCATTTGGCTATCGTTATTGCCTCTTCCTGATTGGCACGGCTGGTACCACTTGTAATGGAACTACCTTTAACAGGTATAAACTGTAAGGGTGGCAGTAATCCGCCTTTCGCAGGGCCTTTCATGGGTTCCAGCAGTCCGTCGTAAGCCAGATCATTACAATAGCTGATAATCTCATCAAAACAGCGGCGATGTTCTGTAAGTAACATGCCGCGTGCCTGCCAAGAATAGAGATGATAATAGGATGATTTTTGAGCCAGCCGCATAATACTGCCAGAGCTGCACAGAAAGCCTTTGCTGTATAGATCATCTATAGCGTTTTGATCATTTAAGCTTTTGATCACTCCATAACGGTGTAAGTTAGCCTGATCTACTTTTTTTGGAACATTCCAAACCGGCTCAATCTGCAGGATATCGCCAACTACCAATGCTTTTTTCGCCAGCGCGAAGCTTGCTGAACCTACTTCCGGGGAAACCTGCCCGGCCTCATCAACAATAAGCAAATCAATAAAGTTTAGCAGGGGCGGCGTTTCCCATATGTTTTGGCCCGGAGCGACCCGGATAAATCTAGAATAACTGAAAAATCTCGGCGCCATGTAAAAGGTAGAAACAAAGCAAGGTGTTAACATGGCAAAACGCTGCCAGCGTTCTTTAGCAGCAGCCTCGCCATTGCGGCTCAGCCGGTCTGCTTGCAGCGCTAATCGGGTAGCAATTAGCCAGCGTCCTTCCCAATAGTGTACCGCGGTGTAGAACATGTCATATTTCAAGCCCACTTCTAATTGCTCATTAAAGGCCGGTTCGGCAGGCGTATGATTTACATTTGCCTTTGTTTTCCAGGCCTGCCAATCGTTTTGAGCTTTTTTGATTTGTTTTATAAGGCTGATCTTTTGATCAAAAAATTGCTGAATAGACTTAACCTGATAAAAATCTAGCTCTTCATAAGCGATAGGACAATTACGGAACAATTGTTTGGCGCGTGTAGCCCGTTTTTCCTTCACAAAGTTTAGGAAGAAAAACAACTTGATCCAGATCGATTCGGCATCCAGGTAGTTGCTGAAGCTCAGTTCCAACTCCGTGATCGCTTTTTCCAGGGCATCCAAACTATAGTTGCTCAATTCGGGCAGCTGGGCAGTTAACTTCTGATAGCTTTGCCAAATACCAACGCCTTTTATTAATAATTCGTGATTCGCTTTTAATGATTGTTGTAGGCTGTCAATAATAGCTGTAAGTGTGTTACCTGTTTGCCCGCTACAGGCAATAAAGTAGGCCTCGGCTGTAGCTAAATAAGTTTCATTTTCTTTGTCAGTATGTGTACCTGTTAGTCTGCCTTGTACGCGTTTAATCACCGGAATATTCGCCTGTACTTCGCGAGTTGCTCCAGGTAGGTATAGGCCAAATCCGCTTACATCAGGTAGCCAGCGCTCATAAAGCGTTCCTTTCTTTTGTTTTACATTTGAAAAGCTATCTATGATGTTTGTAACCGCCTGATTGTTTGCAGAGCAGGCCAGGATTATGCGCGGATCGCCCCCTGCAATTGCGGCTTGCACTACTTGGGTAGCAACCACGCTTTGCAGCAACGTAGTTTTACCTGTACCCGGTGGCCCATTAATCACTAAAATATCGCCCTCGTTTAGTGTAGTATAATGATATAAACTGGTGCGTTGCGATCTCGACAATGGGAACTCATAAGCCATTTGTCCAAGGTGTGCGGCTGACGCTTTTTCAAATTCTTTGTCTGAAAGTATGGATTTTAGCGGCGTCTCTTGTCGCTCCGTGAGTGTAGCAAGAGTTACGGGGACTTTTTTCTGTTGTATGATATAATCATATAAACCAATGATGCCATCAGCGGGGCCGCTCAAAGTATCGTTTATCACGATAACATACTCCTGGGTAACGGCAAAGTTTTCGGGACCGTATGTTTCTGGTTTCTGTCCCGTTATTGCCTTGAAAGCAGAAAATATATAATCGATATAGTCTTTCCATAACGGCTGGCCGTTAAATGGGCGCCCGAATGCTTCGTCTATACGGTCAACGTCAGCAAAAACAAAGTTTACTTCCTGATTAACCTGGGGTTCCAGATAGGCGCGGGGAATATATGGAAATGTATCTTCGTCCGGTTTAAGCTTGCCATTCCTGGTCAGCACTGCCCTAATCCAGAATGGATAAAATATGCCTCTTTCTCCGGTTAGCTTTGCGTATTCAGGCAAAGGGCTTACCCTAAACGGAGTAAGAAATACTGGTGCCTCTTCAATCTTTTCCCAGTAGGCATCTTTCGGGTCAGATCGCCCCTTATCTTCATTCACCCTTTTCTCAAAAGCATCTAATAAAACAGATGCTTGTTTAATATCCATCATTCCTTTTATGATGTCGATCTGAGCATTTCGCTGGTTAAGTGTTTTGTCTACCTCAATCACTACTCTGGCCGAGTCTGCCAGTGTGTTGCGCCAGTATCGAAGTATATTTATTTGCGGGTTTGTCAACATGTTAGCAGCTAATTTACAAAAAGCGTATTCGCTGGTTATGCTAATTAATACTTTCAGGGTTTATATCTGCTAAATGAAGCTCATCACGTGCGCAGTTTTTGTGTTGTCGTAAGGTTGTGATTGCCCGAAAGGGAGCTTATGAAAAAAAAATAAAAAAATAATCAACTGCGCAAATACACTGCGTAATTGATCTATCTCTTTGTATCGTCAAAAGGCTGAACCTGTTCACACAACGCCCCCTCTCCTGATTGGGAGAGGGGTTTTAGCCCGGAGACACATTTATTTTAATTATTATGGAAAAGGAAAAAATTGGCAACAACGAGTTAAAGGCTTTAGGTATTAATGAGGTGGATATTTTGGTGAACTTTAGCAGGGTGGCCAATGGTTTGCTTAAACACAATGTTATGGGTAAACCTGAAATTCTGGCTAACATTGAAGCCTTGATTGACGACCCTATGCCTTACGCGTTAAAAAAAGGCGGTAAGTTTAAAAATTTGGCTGAAGATGTTATCGCTTTGCGTAAAGAGGGCAAGTTTATAAAGCAGGAACGCGTTACCTTTAAGTTAAAAGAAGAGATAGCCGACTTCCAGGTTTGGGGTTTGGAAAATATTGAAGTTGGCGCTTTGGCGCAAATGCGTACCGCGGTGCAACTGCCGATTGCGGTTGCCGGCGCTTTAATGCCCGATGCCCACCAAGGGTACGGGCTGCCGATAGGAGGAGTACTTGCAACTACAGCTAATACCATTATTCCGTTTGCTGTTGGTGTAGATATTGCCTGCCGTATGTGCCTGAGTATTTTTGATATGCCGGCAGCTACGGTTGATATTGAGGCCCAAAAACTTAAACAAATGTTGCTGGATAACACCTACTTCGGGATGGGATGTACCACAAAATCGTATTTTGACAGCTCATTGTTTGACAGCCAGGCGTGGAGTGAAACCAAAGTTATCCGCTCCCTCAAGGATAAGGCTTATGCGCAGCTGGGTACTAGCGGTACAGGTAACCACTTTGTGGAGTGGGGCGAACTAATTTTAGCCGAAGGCGCTTTAGAGAGTGTGCCCGCCGGTAATTACCTGGCATTGCTTTCGCATTCGGGATCGCGCGGCTTTGGCGGGGCAGTGGCTGATCATTACAGCCGTATTGCCATGAGCAAAACTAAACTCCCTGCTGAAGCGAAGCACCTGGCCTGGTTGGATATGGATAAAGACGAAGGACAGGAATATTGGATAGCCATGAATTTGGCCGGAGAGTATGCCAGTGCCAATCACCACGAAATCCATAATAAGATAGCGCGGGCTTTGGGCGTTAAACCAATTACGATGGTTGAAAACCATCATAATTTTGCGTGGAAAGAACAGCTGGCCGATGGTACCGAAGTAATGGTACACCGGAAGGGTGCAACACCGGCGGGCGAGGGTGTGTTGGGTATTATTCCGGGTAGTATGAGCACGCCGGGTTTCCTGGTGCGCGGTAAAGGTAATATCGCCAGCATTAACTCGGCAAGCCACGGCGCAGGCCGTGCCATGAGCCGCAGCGCAGCTTTTAAAACATTAGATAAAGCCGTTGTTGCCGCCAACCTAGTTGATAAACGGATTACACTGATAGGTAGCGATATTGACGAAGCGCCAATGGCGTATAAAGACATCCATACCGTTATGGCCGCGCAGCACGAACTGGTAGAGGTGTTGGCAAAGTTTGAACCGCGTATTGTACGAATGGCCGACCCGAAAGAAAAGCCGGAAGATTAAGGTTCGATATTGATAAATTGAAAAGTGCGGCTTATTAAGCCGCACTTTTCAATTATGAGTTATGTCGAATACGGGAATGCTTTAACTATTATTGTAAATAATAATTATTATACAATTAACTTCTCGAAATTGCATGAATCGGTATTGCCTTGTTATATTTTTAATTTTTATCAGTGCATGCTCTTTAAACTCTACAAAAACGGTAAAAACGCGTACGGCAAAAAGTAATATTATTAAAGTAAATAATAAGTTATTAGATTCTACTTATATGCGCACCGGTTTTTATTTCCTTGCAGAAAAAGGAATAATTATGCGCCTTGATAAATCAAATAAATTCTACACAATTTCTCCATCACCTTTTGCATCAGTACAAAATATAAGTACGGTCAAGATTGAAAAAACACGACTTACGACTGGCGAATACACAGACCTCTGCATGATTTTTGACAAAATCGGAGCTCGGGATTTAAAAGATGGTACCGGCAATCCGCTGCATCCTGAAATAGCGGTAGTTGTTGCAAATCGCCTGTTGTATGTGGTTAAAAATACAATATCATTTAAAACAGGGGTAATGTGTGTCGGACTTGAAGGGTATTCGGAAGAGGAGATTGAAGAAATGCGCCAAGCTATAGATATGAAAAGATGATCATAAGGGATTTAACCTCATCTTTTCATGGTCAGTTTTAACTGCCGATTAAAGTATTGTACAGGCGTAAAATAAACAACCCGCACAAAAGGAGGGGGTTGTTTATTATTTTATGAGCATTAAAATAATTAGTTCTTAGCCTGATCCCAAATAGATTTAACTGTGTACACTTCCAGATTTTCACATCGATGTTGTTACCCCAAAAATGGAATCCTTCGGTGTTCTTAGCATCCGGCTTGCGTTGCATGGAGTAGGAGTAAGCGCCATTATCAATAAATACCTCAATGGATGTACGGTCAATGTAAATATCAGCGCTTAGTTCCATGCTGGTCATGTCTTCGGGCGAGTAAAATACGCCGTTAAGCGTGTTGTAGTTCATGTCATAATCAATTATATGCTGCCCGAACAGGTTGGCCGGCGCTTGTAGGCTGTTCCATTTTCTTTTGAATCAATCAGCGGATTGCCCTTATATTTTGTCCAGGTACGGCCTTTATCAAGGCTGTAAGCCATGCACTGTACCTGCTTGTTGTGCCCGTCAACCGTATAAGTTGCAATCATGGCAGGGGGTTTACCTTTGTTAAAACCGGCGGTGTTGTTATAATCAATAACTGCCGAACCCGAGAACATGGTGCCCATATCATCCGGACTAAGCGCTACGGGCAGCTCCTGCCAGTGTATCATATCTTTACTCACTGCATGGCCCCACGACATGTTTTCCCACTCACGTTCGTACGGGTTATGCTGGTAGAACAGGTGATACTCGCCTTCGTAAAATATCATTCCGTTAGGGTCATTGATCCAGCCGCGGCGTGTGGTAAAGTGAAACTGCGGACGGTTCTTTTCGTGGTACATGGAATCCTGCCCGGCAATTTTATCATCCTGATAAATTTTTGAGAGCCCTGCATTGTCACCTTCGTAACTGATGGTAACGGTTTTGCCTTTCAGGTTACTTACATCGCAAAACACCCAGTATTCAGGTTCGCCACTGGCCAAGCGTATCTTAAACTCGCGCTCCTTTTTGCCACCAACGGTAAACTTCATGTTGCTGCGTTGTTGCGCCTGCGATACCGGCAGGTTCAAATACCGCTTGGTAATTTTAATGGGCAGATCAGCCGCGTGTAATTGCAACACACTGCAAGCGGCCAGGCAGCAGGTAAGGAATGAGTTAGTGAATGGTCATAGTTTAATTTAATTAACAGCGTTTATTTAACCTCGTTTAGTTTACACCTTTAGATTTAATTTATCAGAGATCAGGCAAGGCATTTTAATGGTAATTGGTTTTAGCGTAAAAGCAATAAAATTACACACCTGAGAAAAAGGTTACAAATGCTTATATAGATATTGAAAGTTTGGTAAACTTTATAAACAAAGGATCATTCGATTCAGCACAATTCGGGCAACACTTACTTATTGCGATATTAGTATGGCTTGACATCGAATTTGTGTAAAAAGAGGTCGGCATGTAAATAATGCCGACCTCTTTATAACAAAAACTAAACTGAACTATTCGCTTCTTAAACTTTTTACCGGGTTAGCCAGTGCGGCCCTTACCGCATGCGAGCTAATGGTAAGCAGGGCGAATGCTATGGCCGTAATACCTGCTATTATAAATGGTAAAGCGGTTACTTGTATACGGTAATTAAATTCCATCAGCCATTTGTTCATCAGGTACCACGCTATCGGCGATGCTATCACTATAGATATAACAACCAGCTTCAAAAAATCAGTAGTCAGCAAACTTGTAATGCCCGATATGCTTGCGCCAAGTACTTTGCGGATGCCAATCTCTTTGGTACGTTGCTCGGCAATAAAAGCGGCAAGCCCGAACAAACCAAGGCACGCCACAAAAATTGCCAGGATAGAAAATACGGTAGCCGTGCGCGACATTATCTGTTCTGTAGCATACATGCTTTCAATATGATTATCCAGAAACTGGTATTCAAAGCTCGAGTTAGGCAAATCAGCTTTAAACTTGTTCTGCAATT
This genomic interval from Mucilaginibacter defluvii contains the following:
- a CDS encoding ImmA/IrrE family metallo-endopeptidase, whose protein sequence is MISERKKNDVEKVAFDALHKSKAFGVFPTPVDKILAYADLKIDSSVDLSVVPSNFFARHSLALKRGLAKIRGVLDRREKVIYLDLQQHESKQTFVKLHEAGHELCGWQANMLKFLDDDETLDPDINDQFEAEANYFASSALFQLDIFNDKVGEYPLELATCLHLKKLFGASFHATIRRYVEHSKKRCALLVLNKESKSPFAAQCLSIRNYFQSPSFTQEWGMIEWNSNFDFDVPFVQNFLSNRKMAKNVLTIDTQTESITCDYHYFDNTYNVFVFMFPKGEVIKSRTKFVIEA
- a CDS encoding ThiF family adenylyltransferase, translating into MQQQLINLSPDLKKLRDEGLSLAIYGGYVCIHHIPYVNEKKEVKIGTLISELTLSGGKTAKPSTHAIYFMGEKPCHKDGSEQIEIVNNSPHQALVGELIGDHFLSSKPSTGYYDNYYDKFSRYISLLSIPARSIVPDVTAYNFYPVIDSEEDTVFNYFDTSSSRANITKINEKFKGQKVGIIGLGGTGSYILDLVSKTPVTEIHLFDADDFSQHNAFRSPGAASIESLTGKQKKSEYFQRIYSNMHRGIVSHVTYVNEDNISLIKDLSFVFICVDKNSVRQEILKQLVKFEIPFIDVGLGVTLVDDQLIGIVRATTGTPQKNDHLEKRIAQEDTDQNEYVTNIQIADLNALNAVMAVIKWKKLTGFYQDLIHEHQSSYSINVGQLLNGDTTD
- a CDS encoding multiubiquitin domain-containing protein, which produces MEDNQKGADLSTAKKLLSLVIENKKFEWRKQYISGREVKALVNAGDDVDLFLSIVKPWEDELIGDDDLVDLARPGIERFFFKNFLWLTINDKKFKWYEQYVTGKEVKLLGNISLEDDLFLSIQKPWNDEHIDNETKVDLARPGIEHFFSKEIPAEIKIIVNGRERSWSKNTISFEEVVALAEGNVHNNNKAYTVTYLKGPKQNPQGEMGKGDFVYVTNKMIFNATATDKS
- a CDS encoding S8 family peptidase, with the translated sequence MNLNTPLQHFKIPVENLRFEQVEPHGGGVTFKRDDQIGHGKYLLKRTTLVKASLSVKKDFDFSKNLFVNIRSPLKVPIKSEKLKLKNLGFEIISLNKADINSCLAKISKDKFDQLAEKISKYTFEPDHPGKTNLAILEDIEEVKVDDKMAALEKGSSKQDVIIYLHHNLSQKEKFLILNNIESDFIKAGVKTESQIFPNGRPIVSCSAEYATIKKIASFYSTVNKVEINSTFYVKRSVPVLPLPSSLKVNAAISDSVVAIIDSGIQASAVPFQNLITSHLRFLPARAVDIDPDHGSFVASRCLYGDEIDICFTTNTLMPYCRVMDVTVFGNDARGRSIGPTDDFLVNVIGQVVKKHYKDIKVYNLSLGKPESINDHEFSEVAKQIDYLSKTYNVIFVVASGNINSPLGNYPHDHFSHKDSRLGAPAEALLAVTVGSIAKYVNTNCLAVKDEISPFSRIGPGADLGLKPEIVCHGGNLVKGYTSNPRTSSYGINHKGDHLAVDVGTSFSAPIISQFVVRLMDAFPDATTNLIKALLFHFAEKRSIPSTILNPHTFYTGFGEPHIENSISSAPNTFSYFFEGVLDQQRYQYVGFHIPSIFKTRSDAKLKIKITIVFDPQVNPTNDMEYSMARISATLYKAHNTGFKEITVPTADKYNLPWNPILQFEKEFSRGFLCGYWELRLRLFTRGPIGEKYKQGYAVIIEIIDSKNKIDVFNETVNEFGSKYDLKSREEAA
- a CDS encoding DUF6527 family protein; the protein is METLQIKFVEFIPELLDNGTLYISIDCRTAIHKCVCGCGNEVITPFSPTDWELRFYGDSVSLLPSIGNWSFPCRSHYWITNNKIRHAGNWTNKQVSDGRFTDRTIKNKYYKDITNRLEPQVQTVDELPLEVKNVSWIATFWGKLVSAIKSIKTTLKI
- a CDS encoding helix-turn-helix domain-containing protein; the encoded protein is METEKKTLGKILKDARELKRLSLRELEIQSGISNAYLSQLENDKIKKPSANTLYRLAELFNMNFDDLMVSAGVVEKKSDSTFSTGSFAFSSATADITAEEQEKLIEYLKFLRHQKNDK